One window of Cucurbita pepo subsp. pepo cultivar mu-cu-16 chromosome LG19, ASM280686v2, whole genome shotgun sequence genomic DNA carries:
- the LOC111782113 gene encoding protein LIGHT-DEPENDENT SHORT HYPOCOTYLS 4-like gives MLALEASSDNHLHYPLLVPSPHPPAPTRYESQKRRDWNTFGQYLNNHRPPLTLSRCSGAHILEFLRYLDQFGKTKVHTSCCPFFGHPHPPVPCPCPLRQAWGSLDALIGRLRAAFEENGGHPETNPFGSRAVRLYLREVRDSQAKARGIAYEKKKRKKSALPPLKKHQRHAHAQEDQPILFLDHSAS, from the exons ATGTTGGCTTTGGAAGCTTCCTCCGACAACCACCTCCACTATCCTCTCTTGGTTCCATCTCCACACCCACCTGCACCCACCAG GTACGAGTCACAGAAGCGGCGAGACTGGAACACCTTCGGGCAGTACCTAAACAACCACCGCCCTCCACTCACACTCTCGCGCTGCAGCGGAGCTCATATTCTGGAGTTCCTCCGCTACCTGGACCAGTTCGGAAAGACCAAGGTCCACACCTCTTGCTGCCCCTTCTTCGGCCACCCACACCCACCTGTGCCCTGCCCCTGCCCACTTCGACAGGCCTGGGGCAGCCTCGACGCACTCATCGGCCGCCTCCGCGCTGCATTTGAGGAGAACGGTGGCCACCCGGAGACCAACCCCTTTGGCAGCCGAGCCGTCAGGCTCTACTTAAGGGAAGTTAGAGACTCGCAGGCTAAAGCCAGAGGAATCGCTTACGAGAAGAAGAAGCGTAAGAAATCCGCCTTGCCTCCTCTGAAGAAGCACCAGCGACATGCCCATGCCCAAGAGGATCAACCCATTCTCTTCTTGGATCACTCGGCTTCATGA